In Candidatus Eisenbacteria bacterium, the following are encoded in one genomic region:
- a CDS encoding nuclease gives MNIVADDREENAGVVESLREMKDVHVEIRRLRIGDYLVAGRVLFERKTLADFAVSLIDGRLFRQSAWLAYQILPAVYIVEGEACDAMRCGVSREAIQGALVTLSVIYGFPVIRTTDPKESARLISYACDQIDRARREAIARPGYRPKGKRKRQLFILQGLPQVGPVRARLLLDAFGSVRGVFLAGQDELRRLKGIGEGTAEAIEWAVSEG, from the coding sequence ATGAACATCGTCGCAGATGATCGGGAAGAGAACGCAGGAGTTGTCGAGAGCCTGCGGGAGATGAAAGATGTCCACGTCGAAATCCGACGCCTGCGGATTGGAGACTACCTGGTCGCCGGGAGGGTGCTCTTTGAACGGAAGACCCTGGCGGACTTCGCCGTCTCTCTCATCGACGGACGCCTCTTCCGGCAGTCCGCCTGGCTCGCCTACCAGATACTGCCGGCCGTCTACATCGTCGAAGGTGAGGCTTGCGACGCGATGAGGTGTGGGGTGAGTCGGGAGGCGATCCAAGGCGCTCTCGTCACGCTCAGCGTGATCTACGGCTTTCCCGTGATTCGCACAACGGATCCGAAAGAAAGCGCTCGGCTGATCTCCTACGCCTGCGACCAGATCGATCGGGCGAGAAGAGAAGCGATCGCCCGTCCGGGCTACCGTCCAAAGGGCAAACGGAAACGCCAGCTCTTCATCCTTCAAGGATTGCCGCAGGTGGGGCCCGTCCGAGCGCGGCTCCTCCTCGACGCTTTCGGGAGCGTGAGAGGGGTCTTCCTCGCCGGGCAAGATGAGCTCCGTCGCCTGAAGGGGATCGGCGAAGGGACCGCGGAGGCGATCGAATGGGCGGTCTCTGAGGGTTGA
- a CDS encoding type II toxin-antitoxin system PemK/MazF family toxin, whose product MPLSPGDICLVEYPFTDKPEAKKRPVFIAEPLEGTLLALTDGEGSPSSSHAVFIPITSRLIHGIYNVPVLDSHPDFKETGLKVSFTVLCWNLYTIHKAMIKHKLGKAPESLRTEVKDRLRALLRL is encoded by the coding sequence ATGCCACTCTCCCCCGGCGACATCTGCTTGGTCGAGTACCCTTTCACGGACAAGCCGGAGGCCAAGAAGCGTCCCGTGTTCATTGCGGAGCCTCTGGAGGGAACGCTACTCGCGCTGACCGACGGAGAGGGGAGTCCTTCCAGTTCACATGCGGTGTTCATCCCGATCACGTCCCGACTCATTCACGGTATCTACAACGTGCCCGTGCTCGACAGCCATCCGGACTTCAAGGAGACCGGCCTCAAGGTGTCGTTCACGGTCCTCTGCTGGAATCTCTATACAATCCACAAGGCGATGATCAAACACAAGCTCGGCAAAGCTCCCGAGTCTCTCCGGACTGAAGTGAAGGATCGGCTCCGAGCGTTGCTTCGCCTGTAG